In the genome of Nonlabens sp. MB-3u-79, one region contains:
- a CDS encoding fasciclin domain-containing protein, whose product MLEEEKVKRDATAININGAMMYPDMTIVENASTSKDLSTLVAAVQAAGLVETLSSEGPFTVFAPTNDAFSALPEGTVETLLKPENKATLSGILTYHVVSGNIMAGDLLKMIEEGKGKTTFATVNGATLTAMLVDGKVMIKDATGATATVAIADVKQSNGVVHVIDKVLLPSK is encoded by the coding sequence ATGCTGGAAGAGGAGAAAGTGAAAAGAGATGCTACGGCAATAAATATTAATGGTGCTATGATGTATCCTGATATGACTATCGTAGAAAACGCATCAACAAGTAAAGATCTTTCTACATTAGTAGCAGCAGTCCAAGCCGCTGGATTAGTAGAGACTTTAAGTAGTGAAGGACCATTTACGGTTTTTGCTCCAACAAATGATGCCTTTAGTGCGCTACCAGAAGGAACAGTGGAAACACTTCTAAAACCTGAAAATAAAGCAACTTTAAGCGGTATACTTACTTATCATGTGGTTTCTGGAAATATAATGGCTGGAGATCTTTTAAAAATGATCGAAGAAGGAAAAGGGAAAACAACTTTTGCTACAGTAAATGGAGCAACCTTAACTGCAATGCTAGTTGATGGAAAAGTAATGATCAAAGACGCTACAGGGGCAACAGCAACAGTTGCAATAGCTGATGTAAAACAGTCTAACGGAGTAGTACATGTAATAGACAAAGTATTACTACCTTCTAAATAA
- a CDS encoding reprolysin-like metallopeptidase, which translates to MPSKALIALSIFLFPIVLFAQKNNFWEMTDINDLKKEGVIEYSASVENPIYFKLDKALMSAYLSNAPDRYNQSKSTVLISIPNPDGKFDTFRIFAAQTMAPELAKKYSEIKSYVGYNISNKSHAARITITPQGFYATTVGSEHRTTLINPYLKNSNQYIVFSSKDAVLKEKAAFECQVEGLSKNTIEKPSSANAKFINDGKLRKFRFAVATTVEYSDYQILQAGLTAGSTDAAARNAVQAAIVVSIDRVNQIFERDLGITLELIANNDQLISLGSAASDPYTNSSLSTLLDENKTNIDTVIGLTNYDIGHILCTTGGGLAQTPAACLSGKARGATGLSTPVGEYFNISILSHELGHQFGANHTQNNNVNRNNNTAVEPGSGSTIMSYAGVAAPNVQGQSDAMFHYISINEISNRFGGSTGICAQEVTIANQAPLVQALPNYTIPKSTPFALEAVASDANGDALTYSWDQIDNEIAPMPPVSTSSGGPSFRTFLPSNSPIRYFPAMSTLLTNSYSNTWEVLPSVARSLNFGVIVRDNNALGGQVSHQTTTLSVDDTAGPFRVTSQSATGDAWIANSTKTVTWDVANTDDPAGINAQNVDILLSTDAGQTYTTLLIGNTPNDGSQDITVPDVVSTSARLMVKASDNIFFDINSESFSIGTELELDYCNARATQVAPTATYTNINRVVFNTINNGPTGHSGYSDFTNLYTPVSRGNSYPIEVSENPGPYSSDRLLVWIDFNKDGVFADPGEKVLDTSGNNFGGSFGTFGGNINIPTNASLGKTRMRIRMNNTAGTSNITPCGNSTLGEVEDYTVVIYDDYVYYDNAWTPTNPSGVSTATDNVLVVNGSPTLTGTTTSNTLTILPFKTLNIEGVLDVNGDIDNDGQLIFKSNATSTGQLDTFTGTISGTGNVTVERFIPAGDNNKRAFRLLTSTVSSSNSIKMNWQEGENNTSATNLNPNPGYGTQISGSITGANGFDATGSGNPSLFTFDPIGQTWGAINNTDMNTLVAGAPYLLMVRGDRSIDLTSNTSTPTNTTLRATGTLRTGSVNAAPSMAGGAGGFSFIGNPYQAVVDYGSLTTTNLTDFIYVWDASIAGSNGRGGYVTVEVSSNSIVPGPSSSDATKYIAPGQAFFVQNKAAGNGSITFEEAHKATTQAQVSIFNTNTDFYINSRLYKSIDLQNAAMESDAIGLRFSDNFTTLGSDEDASKLYNLDENYAISNNGHKAIDKQDLPVDGHVVELYTTGYTTTNYSLSFDLGNQPQDVRVRLNDNHLNTQTQLVNNTLYDFTVDSTIPESIATNRFSLHFEYTTLGIGDHNFGEGFSLYPNPTNTGQFTINAVGLAGQFVAIKIYNMLGQDVFTSNSTVAANDEIKVNASSLSNGMYMVELDQGGRKMTTKLLIK; encoded by the coding sequence ATGCCTTCGAAAGCTCTAATTGCCTTATCCATCTTTTTATTTCCCATTGTACTATTTGCACAAAAAAATAATTTTTGGGAAATGACCGATATCAATGATCTAAAAAAAGAAGGTGTCATTGAATATTCAGCTAGCGTAGAAAATCCTATTTATTTCAAATTAGACAAGGCTTTAATGTCGGCATATCTATCAAATGCCCCAGATCGATACAATCAATCAAAATCTACGGTTTTAATTAGTATTCCAAATCCTGATGGTAAGTTTGATACGTTTAGAATTTTTGCTGCCCAAACTATGGCCCCTGAATTAGCAAAAAAATATTCAGAAATAAAAAGTTATGTTGGTTACAATATATCCAATAAATCACATGCAGCAAGAATAACCATCACTCCACAAGGATTTTATGCGACAACTGTGGGTTCTGAACACCGGACAACCCTCATCAATCCTTATCTGAAAAATTCCAACCAGTATATAGTTTTTAGTAGTAAAGATGCTGTATTGAAAGAAAAGGCAGCTTTTGAATGCCAAGTAGAAGGTCTTTCTAAAAATACTATTGAAAAACCTAGCTCTGCTAACGCAAAATTTATAAACGATGGAAAATTAAGAAAGTTTAGATTTGCAGTAGCCACCACTGTAGAATATTCAGATTATCAAATCTTACAAGCAGGTTTAACAGCAGGGAGCACAGATGCGGCAGCTAGGAATGCAGTTCAAGCTGCAATTGTGGTATCCATTGATCGAGTTAACCAGATCTTTGAAAGAGATTTAGGCATAACACTAGAGTTAATTGCAAATAATGACCAACTTATCTCTCTTGGCAGTGCAGCTTCTGACCCTTATACTAACAGTAGTTTAAGTACTTTGCTTGATGAGAATAAAACAAATATTGATACTGTAATTGGTTTAACCAATTATGATATTGGTCACATCCTTTGTACGACAGGAGGCGGCCTTGCTCAGACACCTGCTGCTTGCCTTAGTGGAAAAGCTAGAGGTGCTACTGGTCTTTCAACTCCGGTTGGTGAATATTTTAACATAAGCATACTTTCTCACGAATTAGGGCATCAGTTTGGGGCCAATCATACACAAAATAATAATGTCAATCGAAACAACAATACAGCTGTTGAGCCTGGTTCTGGAAGTACTATCATGAGCTATGCAGGTGTCGCTGCTCCAAATGTTCAAGGTCAAAGTGATGCTATGTTTCATTACATCAGCATTAATGAGATAAGTAATAGATTTGGAGGTTCTACTGGTATCTGTGCACAAGAAGTCACTATAGCTAATCAAGCCCCATTAGTGCAAGCTTTACCTAATTACACTATTCCTAAAAGCACCCCTTTTGCACTTGAAGCAGTAGCTTCTGATGCCAATGGGGATGCGTTAACCTATAGCTGGGATCAGATAGACAATGAAATTGCACCAATGCCACCAGTATCTACTTCCTCTGGGGGGCCTAGTTTTAGAACCTTTCTACCTTCCAACAGTCCTATTCGTTATTTCCCTGCTATGAGCACTTTGCTAACCAACTCTTATTCAAACACTTGGGAAGTTTTACCAAGTGTTGCTAGATCTTTAAATTTCGGAGTTATTGTAAGAGATAACAATGCTTTAGGAGGACAAGTTTCACATCAAACCACTACACTTTCAGTTGATGATACAGCAGGACCATTTAGAGTAACTTCTCAAAGTGCAACAGGTGACGCTTGGATTGCTAATAGCACAAAAACCGTTACTTGGGATGTAGCTAATACCGATGATCCAGCTGGCATTAATGCTCAAAATGTAGATATTTTACTTTCTACAGATGCAGGACAAACCTACACCACTCTTTTGATTGGCAATACACCAAATGATGGTAGTCAAGATATTACTGTTCCAGATGTAGTTTCAACAAGTGCTCGGCTTATGGTTAAAGCTTCTGATAACATCTTTTTTGATATTAACTCAGAATCTTTTAGTATAGGTACAGAGTTAGAACTTGATTATTGTAATGCTAGGGCAACTCAAGTAGCTCCTACCGCCACTTATACAAATATAAATAGAGTTGTTTTTAACACGATTAATAATGGTCCAACTGGACATTCGGGATATTCTGATTTTACAAATTTATATACTCCTGTATCGAGAGGTAATAGTTACCCTATTGAAGTAAGTGAAAATCCAGGACCATACAGTAGCGATCGCTTATTAGTTTGGATTGATTTTAATAAAGATGGTGTTTTTGCAGACCCTGGAGAGAAAGTTTTAGACACCTCTGGTAATAATTTCGGGGGTAGTTTTGGCACTTTTGGAGGAAATATAAACATACCTACTAATGCATCTCTAGGTAAAACAAGAATGCGAATTCGTATGAATAATACAGCAGGTACATCCAATATTACACCTTGCGGTAATAGTACTCTCGGAGAGGTAGAAGATTACACCGTGGTCATTTATGACGACTATGTGTATTACGATAATGCTTGGACGCCTACTAACCCTAGCGGGGTATCCACTGCTACAGACAACGTGCTCGTAGTAAATGGCTCACCTACCCTAACAGGAACAACAACAAGTAATACACTCACCATATTACCTTTTAAGACCTTAAATATAGAAGGAGTTTTGGATGTCAATGGTGATATCGATAATGATGGTCAACTCATTTTCAAAAGCAACGCTACTTCGACTGGTCAGTTGGATACGTTTACAGGAACAATTTCTGGCACAGGCAATGTCACTGTGGAGCGCTTTATACCTGCTGGAGACAATAATAAACGAGCATTTCGATTGCTAACTTCGACCGTATCTTCCAGTAATTCCATTAAAATGAACTGGCAAGAAGGAGAAAACAACACTTCTGCTACTAACTTGAATCCGAATCCAGGCTATGGAACACAAATCTCTGGCTCCATTACAGGAGCAAATGGTTTTGACGCTACCGGCTCTGGAAATCCATCATTATTTACATTTGACCCTATTGGACAAACTTGGGGGGCTATAAACAATACAGATATGAACACACTCGTTGCGGGTGCTCCTTATCTATTAATGGTAAGAGGTGATAGAAGTATAGATCTAACTAGTAATACGAGTACCCCAACTAACACGACTTTACGCGCTACCGGCACCTTGAGAACCGGCTCCGTAAATGCAGCTCCTTCCATGGCTGGAGGAGCTGGTGGGTTTAGCTTCATAGGCAACCCCTATCAAGCTGTAGTAGATTACGGCAGTCTTACTACAACTAACTTGACCGACTTTATTTATGTTTGGGATGCCTCCATTGCGGGTTCCAATGGTAGAGGAGGTTATGTAACTGTAGAGGTTTCGTCAAATAGTATTGTGCCGGGTCCAAGCAGTTCAGACGCCACTAAATATATTGCTCCAGGACAAGCCTTTTTTGTTCAAAATAAGGCTGCAGGAAATGGAAGCATCACCTTTGAAGAAGCACATAAAGCTACTACACAGGCTCAGGTAAGCATTTTCAATACGAATACAGATTTTTATATCAACTCTCGATTGTATAAATCAATAGATTTACAGAATGCTGCTATGGAAAGTGATGCCATAGGATTGCGCTTTAGTGATAATTTTACAACACTAGGAAGCGATGAAGATGCTAGCAAACTTTATAATCTTGATGAAAATTACGCCATTTCAAACAATGGACACAAAGCAATTGATAAGCAAGACCTGCCTGTTGATGGTCATGTAGTTGAATTGTATACTACGGGCTACACCACGACAAATTACAGCCTCAGCTTTGATTTAGGTAACCAGCCGCAAGACGTTAGAGTACGTTTAAATGATAATCACCTCAACACCCAAACTCAATTGGTCAACAATACCCTTTATGACTTTACAGTCGATAGTACCATCCCTGAAAGCATAGCAACTAACAGGTTCAGCTTACATTTTGAATACACGACTTTGGGAATTGGAGACCATAACTTTGGCGAAGGCTTTAGCCTGTATCCCAACCCTACCAATACGGGGCAATTCACTATCAATGCTGTTGGTTTGGCTGGACAATTTGTGGCTATTAAAATATACAATATGCTGGGTCAGGATGTTTTTACAAGCAACTCCACTGTCGCAGCTAACGATGAAATAAAGGTCAACGCTTCCTCATTATCTAATGGAATGTATATGGTTGAACTTGATCAAGGTGGTAGAAAAATGACAACTAAGTTACTCATCAAATAA
- the acs gene encoding acetate--CoA ligase, producing the protein MSNYHIKHLEEYWQVYRKSVSHPEHFWEEVAEEHFLWRKRWDKVLEWDFNTPIVKWFQGAQLNITENCLDRHLTTRGDKTALLFEPNDPKEAAQHITYKELHKRVCQFANLLKSQGIRKGDRVCIYLPMIPELPIAMLACARIGAVHSMVFAGFSATALATRINDCDCKMVICSDGSYRGAKTLDLKSIVDEALEECEIASVLVVKRTGNDVQMKSGRDHWIAPLLENISGECPVEIMEAEDPLFILYTSGSTGKPKGMLHTTAGYMVYTAYTFKNVFQYRENDIYWCTADIGWITGHSYIVYGPLCNGATSVMFEGVPSYPNFGRFWDIVDKHKVNQFYTAPTVIRALAKENVSHVTSHDLSSLKVLGTVGEPINEEAWHWYNENVGKKKSPIADTWFQTETGGIMISPIPYSTPTIPTFATLPLPGVQLALMDDNGKEIQGNQVEGKLCIKFPWPSMARTIYGDHNRYRETYFSAYDNMYFTGDGALRDAVGYYRITGRVDDVIIVSGHNLGTAPIEDAINEHPAVAESAIVGYPHDIKGNALYGYVTLKETGADRNQDNLRKEINDLITSRIGPIAKLEVIQFTDGLPKTRSGKIMRRILRKIAHKESDQLGDISTLLNPEVVESVIKGSLA; encoded by the coding sequence ATGAGTAACTACCATATCAAACACTTAGAAGAATACTGGCAAGTTTATAGAAAATCGGTAAGCCATCCAGAACATTTTTGGGAAGAAGTAGCTGAAGAACATTTTCTTTGGCGCAAACGCTGGGATAAGGTGCTGGAATGGGACTTTAATACACCTATTGTAAAATGGTTTCAAGGAGCACAACTCAACATCACTGAAAATTGTTTGGACCGCCACCTTACGACTCGTGGTGATAAAACTGCACTGCTTTTTGAACCTAATGATCCTAAAGAAGCCGCACAACACATTACGTATAAAGAATTGCACAAACGGGTATGCCAATTTGCTAACCTGCTCAAATCACAAGGCATTAGAAAAGGGGACAGAGTCTGTATTTATTTACCAATGATTCCAGAGCTACCTATCGCAATGCTAGCCTGTGCAAGAATAGGCGCGGTACATTCTATGGTTTTTGCAGGTTTCAGTGCTACTGCTCTGGCCACTCGCATCAACGATTGTGACTGTAAAATGGTTATTTGCAGCGATGGTAGTTATCGAGGTGCTAAAACGCTAGATCTCAAATCAATCGTAGATGAAGCCCTAGAAGAATGTGAGATAGCATCTGTTTTAGTGGTAAAAAGAACTGGAAATGACGTGCAGATGAAAAGTGGTCGCGACCATTGGATAGCTCCATTATTAGAAAACATAAGTGGGGAGTGCCCCGTAGAAATTATGGAAGCTGAAGATCCTTTATTTATACTCTATACTTCTGGATCTACTGGAAAACCTAAAGGGATGCTACACACCACTGCTGGTTATATGGTTTATACCGCTTACACCTTTAAGAATGTGTTTCAATATCGAGAAAATGATATTTATTGGTGTACGGCAGACATAGGCTGGATTACCGGTCACAGTTATATTGTATATGGACCTCTTTGTAATGGAGCTACTTCAGTTATGTTTGAAGGAGTGCCCTCCTATCCAAACTTTGGAAGATTCTGGGATATTGTTGACAAACACAAAGTCAATCAGTTTTATACCGCTCCGACAGTCATAAGAGCACTCGCTAAAGAAAACGTATCTCATGTCACTTCTCATGACTTGAGCTCTTTAAAAGTTTTAGGTACAGTAGGAGAGCCTATCAATGAAGAAGCTTGGCACTGGTATAATGAAAATGTAGGTAAAAAGAAAAGCCCCATTGCAGACACCTGGTTCCAGACAGAAACTGGGGGTATTATGATCAGTCCTATTCCTTACTCTACTCCTACCATACCTACATTTGCGACCTTACCTCTTCCTGGTGTGCAACTCGCATTGATGGATGATAATGGAAAAGAAATTCAAGGCAACCAAGTAGAAGGTAAATTGTGTATCAAATTCCCATGGCCATCCATGGCGCGTACCATTTATGGGGATCACAACCGGTATAGAGAAACCTACTTTAGTGCTTATGACAATATGTACTTTACTGGTGATGGAGCATTGCGTGATGCCGTAGGCTATTATAGAATTACAGGTCGTGTAGACGATGTCATTATTGTAAGTGGTCACAACCTAGGAACAGCGCCTATAGAAGATGCTATTAATGAACATCCTGCTGTGGCAGAAAGTGCTATTGTAGGCTATCCTCACGATATCAAAGGAAATGCACTTTACGGTTATGTGACCTTAAAAGAAACTGGAGCAGACAGAAATCAAGACAACCTGCGCAAAGAAATCAACGATTTAATTACTTCGAGAATAGGCCCCATTGCAAAGCTAGAGGTTATTCAATTTACCGATGGACTTCCTAAGACACGCAGTGGTAAAATCATGCGACGTATCTTGAGAAAGATAGCTCATAAAGAATCTGATCAATTAGGAGATATTTCTACTTTACTAAATCCTGAAGTGGTGGAAAGTGTGATCAAAGGTTCATTAGCTTAA
- the era gene encoding GTPase Era, with amino-acid sequence MEHKAGFVNIVGNPNVGKSTLMNSLVGERLSIITSKAQTTRHRILGIVNGEDFQAVISDTPGIIKPAYKLQESMMEFVKNAFEDADCILYMVELGEKELKNEAFEKRLTFAEVPVFVLVNKIDKGDPAQLEEAVAHWKERLPKAEIFAVSALMNFGVPELLSRIVEVLPVSPAFYPKDTLTDKPERFFVNESIREKILIHYKKEIPYSVEIDTEEFFEDEKIIRIRSVIMVERETQKGIIIGHKGTALKRVGTEARKDLQKFFGKQVHIELYVKVNKNWRSDEKQLRRFGYKGDNK; translated from the coding sequence ATGGAACATAAAGCAGGATTTGTAAACATAGTCGGTAACCCTAACGTAGGTAAAAGCACGCTGATGAACTCGCTGGTAGGAGAACGCCTTTCTATCATCACTTCAAAAGCACAAACGACCCGTCACCGTATTCTAGGAATTGTTAACGGGGAAGATTTTCAAGCGGTTATAAGCGACACTCCTGGTATCATAAAACCAGCATACAAACTTCAAGAAAGTATGATGGAGTTCGTTAAAAATGCCTTTGAAGATGCAGATTGTATTCTTTATATGGTAGAACTGGGCGAGAAAGAATTAAAAAACGAAGCCTTTGAAAAACGCTTGACCTTTGCAGAAGTTCCTGTATTTGTCTTGGTCAATAAAATAGATAAAGGAGATCCCGCTCAACTTGAAGAAGCAGTAGCTCACTGGAAAGAACGATTGCCTAAGGCAGAAATTTTTGCCGTAAGTGCCTTGATGAATTTTGGAGTGCCAGAATTATTATCCCGTATCGTAGAAGTCTTACCTGTTTCTCCAGCTTTCTATCCTAAAGATACCTTAACCGACAAGCCAGAACGATTTTTTGTAAACGAGAGTATTAGAGAGAAAATCTTAATTCACTATAAGAAAGAGATTCCCTATTCCGTAGAAATAGATACCGAAGAATTTTTTGAGGATGAAAAAATCATTAGAATACGCTCTGTGATTATGGTTGAACGGGAAACTCAAAAAGGAATCATTATAGGTCATAAAGGAACGGCCCTAAAACGCGTAGGAACGGAAGCTAGAAAAGATTTACAAAAATTCTTCGGCAAGCAGGTGCACATAGAATTGTATGTAAAGGTGAATAAAAACTGGCGTAGTGATGAAAAGCAGTTAAGACGCTTTGGTTATAAAGGAGATAACAAATAG
- a CDS encoding RNA polymerase sigma factor, with protein MIQLYTNEKKLIQKAAKGDRKSQKHLFDKHAPKMLSVCRQYISPVEIAEEIMLNGFFKIFTKLDSFSHEGSFEGWVRRIMTRECIDHLRKKDVFKFKDEIDEEKIGCDEDGQEDEADLPLHLIQECIDNLPNGYQSVFVMFAIDSMKHKEIAQFLNISENTSKTQYRKARLMLQEQVQQIRKQRYEA; from the coding sequence GTGATACAACTTTATACCAACGAGAAAAAGCTGATTCAAAAAGCTGCAAAAGGCGATAGAAAGTCGCAGAAGCATCTTTTTGACAAGCATGCACCCAAAATGTTGAGCGTGTGCCGCCAGTATATCTCGCCAGTAGAAATAGCAGAAGAAATCATGTTGAATGGATTTTTCAAAATTTTTACAAAACTGGACAGCTTTTCTCATGAAGGAAGTTTTGAAGGTTGGGTGCGCAGGATCATGACAAGAGAATGTATTGATCATTTGAGAAAAAAGGATGTTTTTAAGTTTAAAGATGAAATTGACGAAGAAAAAATAGGATGTGATGAAGATGGTCAGGAAGATGAAGCTGATTTACCTCTTCATTTAATTCAAGAATGTATTGATAATTTACCCAATGGTTACCAAAGTGTTTTTGTTATGTTCGCCATAGATAGTATGAAACACAAAGAAATAGCCCAATTTTTAAATATCTCGGAGAACACCAGCAAAACTCAATATCGCAAAGCAAGATTAATGCTCCAAGAACAAGTACAACAAATTAGAAAGCAACGCTATGAAGCTTAA
- the rpsT gene encoding 30S ribosomal protein S20 produces MANHKSALKRIRRNEVARIRNKYQHKTTRNAIKKLKETEDKSAAEKLLVDVYSMVDKLAKKNVIHWNKAGNLKSKLTKHVNAMA; encoded by the coding sequence ATGGCAAATCACAAAAGTGCTTTAAAGAGAATACGTAGAAACGAAGTTGCAAGGATTAGAAATAAATACCAGCACAAAACTACGCGTAATGCAATCAAAAAATTAAAGGAAACTGAAGATAAGTCTGCAGCTGAAAAGCTCCTTGTTGATGTTTACTCTATGGTTGATAAGCTTGCTAAGAAAAATGTTATCCACTGGAATAAAGCTGGAAATTTAAAATCTAAATTAACCAAGCATGTGAATGCTATGGCATAA
- the proS gene encoding proline--tRNA ligase: MGKNLTSRSDDYSKWYNELVVQADLAENSAVRGCMVIKPYGYAIWEKMQAELDRMFKETGHQNAYFPLLVPKSLFEAEEKNAEGFAKECAVVTHYRLQSDPDNPGKLRVDPNAKLEEELVVRPTSEAIIWNTYKGWIQSYRDLPLLINQWANVVRWEMRTRLFLRTAEFLWQEGHTAHATKKEALAEAEQMNDIYADFAENFMAIPVIKGLKTESERFAGAEETYCIEALMQDGKALQAGTSHFLGQNFAKAFDVKFTSKEGKQEYVWATSWGVSTRLMGALIMTHSDDQGLILPPNLAPNQVVIVPIFKTDEQLEAITEVVNGIIKELRALGVSVKFDSRDTLRPGAKFAQHELQGVPLRIAIGARDLENGTVELARRDTLSKETTSIIGIADKVKELLEEIQKSLHDKAMNYRDTHTTEVNSFEEFKEVLKTKGGFLSAHWDGTAATEDKIKELTKASIRCIPMDAVEEEGKCVLTGEKSNKRVLFAKAY; this comes from the coding sequence ATGGGCAAAAACCTTACAAGTAGAAGTGATGATTACTCTAAGTGGTACAATGAACTCGTTGTACAAGCAGATCTAGCAGAAAATAGTGCCGTACGCGGCTGTATGGTTATAAAGCCTTATGGATATGCAATTTGGGAGAAAATGCAGGCAGAGTTAGATCGCATGTTTAAGGAAACTGGGCATCAAAACGCCTATTTCCCTTTATTAGTGCCTAAAAGTCTCTTTGAAGCAGAAGAAAAGAATGCAGAGGGATTTGCTAAAGAATGTGCTGTTGTAACTCATTACAGACTACAAAGCGATCCAGACAACCCGGGAAAACTACGAGTAGACCCTAATGCAAAACTAGAAGAAGAGCTGGTGGTTAGGCCTACAAGCGAAGCGATTATATGGAATACCTATAAAGGCTGGATTCAGTCTTACAGAGATTTACCACTATTAATCAATCAATGGGCTAATGTGGTAAGATGGGAGATGAGAACTAGACTTTTCTTACGTACTGCAGAGTTTTTGTGGCAAGAGGGGCATACCGCTCACGCTACAAAGAAAGAAGCTTTAGCAGAGGCTGAACAAATGAATGATATCTATGCAGACTTTGCTGAGAACTTTATGGCTATCCCTGTGATTAAAGGGTTAAAAACAGAGAGTGAGCGATTTGCAGGGGCAGAAGAGACTTATTGCATCGAGGCTTTAATGCAAGATGGAAAAGCTTTGCAGGCGGGGACCAGTCACTTTTTAGGACAGAATTTTGCAAAAGCTTTTGATGTGAAATTCACCTCAAAAGAAGGGAAGCAAGAATATGTATGGGCAACTTCTTGGGGTGTTTCAACACGTCTTATGGGTGCATTAATAATGACCCACAGTGATGATCAAGGTTTGATATTACCTCCTAATCTTGCGCCCAATCAAGTGGTAATTGTTCCTATTTTCAAGACCGATGAGCAACTAGAAGCGATAACAGAAGTGGTTAACGGCATTATTAAGGAATTGCGAGCTCTAGGGGTTTCTGTAAAATTTGATTCACGAGACACGCTTAGACCAGGGGCAAAGTTTGCTCAACATGAATTGCAAGGAGTTCCATTAAGAATAGCTATAGGTGCTAGAGATCTAGAAAATGGAACGGTGGAACTTGCACGTCGAGATACTCTTTCTAAAGAAACTACTTCTATAATTGGAATTGCAGATAAAGTAAAAGAACTATTGGAGGAGATTCAAAAATCACTGCACGATAAGGCTATGAACTATAGAGACACTCACACTACGGAAGTAAACAGTTTTGAAGAATTTAAAGAAGTTTTAAAAACTAAGGGCGGATTCCTCTCTGCTCACTGGGATGGAACAGCAGCTACTGAAGATAAGATAAAGGAACTCACCAAGGCTAGTATTAGATGCATACCTATGGATGCGGTGGAAGAAGAAGGAAAGTGTGTGCTAACGGGTGAAAAGTCTAATAAGAGGGTGTTGTTTGCTAAGGCTTATTAA